Proteins encoded together in one Streptomyces sp. TLI_171 window:
- a CDS encoding YciI family protein, whose translation MRYVLFIAADPTGEATEEDPQAWVEKWNGRGVRLEGMPLKPVAETRTIRVRGEQVLVTDGPFAETTEWIAGYDLLEAADLDEAIEVAASHPMASAGRIEIRPVDPLDLGPGTDSVPHDGDAPAARYLGIFRTDPTAQPADPDPAAVAAWVRDGLARGRYLGGEHLRPVHDATLVRRRNGEVLITDEAYTDVPQWVTGLVFVDGERQEVIDYLARSPMARAGIAELREFWTDFA comes from the coding sequence ATGAGGTACGTACTGTTCATCGCCGCCGACCCGACCGGGGAGGCGACCGAGGAGGACCCGCAGGCGTGGGTGGAGAAGTGGAACGGGCGCGGGGTCCGGCTGGAGGGGATGCCGTTGAAGCCGGTCGCCGAGACCCGCACGATCCGGGTCCGCGGGGAGCAGGTCCTGGTCACCGACGGCCCGTTCGCCGAGACCACCGAGTGGATCGCCGGGTACGACCTGCTGGAGGCGGCGGACCTCGACGAGGCGATCGAGGTCGCCGCGTCGCACCCGATGGCGAGCGCCGGACGCATCGAGATCCGACCGGTCGATCCGCTCGACCTCGGCCCCGGCACCGACAGCGTCCCGCACGACGGCGACGCTCCTGCCGCGCGCTACCTCGGCATCTTCCGGACCGACCCGACCGCGCAGCCTGCCGATCCCGACCCGGCAGCGGTGGCCGCGTGGGTCCGCGACGGCCTCGCCCGCGGCCGCTACCTCGGCGGCGAGCACCTGCGCCCCGTCCACGACGCCACGCTCGTCCGCCGCCGGAACGGCGAGGTCCTGATCACCGACGAGGCGTACACGGACGTACCGCAGTGGGTGACGGGGCTGGTCTTCGTCGACGGCGAGCGGCAGGAGGTCATCGACTACCTCGCGCGTTCGCCGATGGCGCGGGCCGGGATCGCCGAACTGCGCGAGTTCTGGACGGACTTCGCGTGA
- a CDS encoding STAS domain-containing protein, with protein sequence MSGHRLKASTRRVGPMVVCSFSGDVVQEAAAVAENVLDKALAEEPAVLGVDLSGVGLFTSTGLNVLIQVRKRAAATEIPLVLIAPSLGVRRVLELTETGFLFPAFDTAEQAVSGLDGLTGGRGAV encoded by the coding sequence GTGTCGGGACACCGGTTGAAGGCGAGCACGCGCCGGGTGGGGCCGATGGTGGTGTGCAGCTTCAGCGGGGACGTGGTGCAGGAGGCCGCCGCCGTCGCCGAGAACGTCCTGGACAAGGCGCTCGCGGAGGAGCCGGCTGTCCTGGGGGTGGACCTGAGCGGGGTGGGGCTGTTCACCTCGACGGGCTTGAACGTGCTGATCCAGGTCCGTAAGAGGGCCGCGGCGACGGAGATCCCGCTGGTGCTGATCGCTCCGAGTCTCGGGGTGCGCAGGGTCCTCGAGCTCACCGAGACCGGGTTCCTGTTCCCCGCCTTCGACACCGCCGAGCAGGCGGTGAGCGGCCTGGACGGCCTGACCGGCGGCCGCGGCGCGGTGTAG
- a CDS encoding CPBP family intramembrane glutamic endopeptidase — MGTTSAAPHDTDADTETHTGPGAEHAVGGGRLVRIARSPLGWLLTGAVGVGLVSGLTATGPGPVPILGAAAAVAVYRLVMHRVARRPAPETARHGAGRALLLGSGVGLAFILASAVLITMCGGYSFSWAGHGVLPVVGSAVTAQIGAAVTEELVFRGLALQALERLWGSGAALVITSLFFGVAHLGAPAANGWSAVAIALEAGVLLGAAFLWRRSIWFVVGLHFAWNAAEQLLGVPVSGHAPEGLFTVGVHGSALLTGGGFGLEASVVPILLALALAVPMLVLAHRGGGLRTRRPADR, encoded by the coding sequence ATGGGGACGACGTCCGCCGCACCGCACGACACCGACGCCGACACCGAAACCCACACCGGACCGGGGGCGGAACACGCCGTAGGCGGCGGCCGGTTGGTCCGGATCGCCCGCTCGCCACTGGGCTGGTTGCTGACGGGGGCGGTCGGCGTCGGCCTGGTCTCCGGGCTGACCGCGACCGGGCCCGGCCCGGTGCCGATCCTGGGCGCGGCCGCCGCGGTGGCCGTCTACCGGTTGGTCATGCACCGGGTGGCCCGACGGCCCGCGCCGGAGACCGCCCGGCACGGGGCCGGCCGGGCGCTGCTGCTCGGCAGCGGGGTCGGGCTGGCCTTCATCCTGGCCTCCGCCGTCCTGATCACGATGTGCGGCGGCTACTCGTTCTCCTGGGCGGGACACGGTGTCCTGCCGGTCGTCGGGAGCGCGGTCACGGCGCAGATCGGCGCCGCGGTCACCGAGGAGCTGGTGTTCCGCGGCCTCGCCCTGCAGGCGCTGGAGCGGCTGTGGGGCAGCGGGGCCGCCCTCGTGATCACCTCGCTGTTCTTCGGCGTCGCCCACCTGGGGGCCCCGGCGGCGAACGGGTGGAGCGCGGTGGCGATCGCCCTGGAGGCGGGCGTCCTGCTGGGGGCCGCGTTCCTGTGGCGGCGTAGCATCTGGTTCGTCGTGGGTCTGCACTTCGCCTGGAACGCCGCGGAGCAGCTGCTCGGCGTCCCGGTCTCCGGGCACGCCCCCGAGGGCCTGTTCACCGTCGGCGTCCACGGTTCCGCGCTGCTGACCGGTGGGGGATTCGGCCTGGAGGCGTCGGTGGTGCCCATCCTGCTCGCCCTGGCCCTCGCCGTCCCGATGCTCGTCCTCGCCCACCGCGGCGGCGGGCTCAGGACCCGCCGCCCCGCGGACCGCTGA
- a CDS encoding putative quinol monooxygenase — MQALEQEGRRVRQGCVPVVLVEVNDGGLPGALAYSGAPVRARTVGFDLGAWGTRPSCPVCRAGRASRCGWASSRHSNEPSAAAATGCREEPGCLSYEVFRSEGSPERYVSIEKYVDPAAFAAHRAADHFREIGAARLMPLTTARDVRMYDQPFEIPPAGR; from the coding sequence GTGCAGGCGTTGGAGCAGGAAGGACGCCGTGTCCGTCAAGGGTGTGTTCCTGTCGTCCTGGTCGAGGTCAACGATGGCGGCCTGCCGGGCGCCCTGGCGTACTCGGGCGCACCGGTACGGGCTCGTACGGTCGGCTTCGACCTCGGCGCGTGGGGCACCAGGCCATCCTGCCCGGTCTGCCGCGCGGGCCGTGCGTCGCGGTGCGGCTGGGCCTCATCAAGGCACTCCAACGAGCCTTCGGCGGCAGCGGCCACAGGGTGTCGCGAGGAACCGGGTTGTCTCTCCTACGAGGTGTTCCGCTCCGAGGGCTCACCCGAGCGGTACGTGAGCATCGAGAAGTACGTCGACCCGGCGGCATTCGCGGCTCACCGCGCCGCCGACCACTTCCGCGAGATCGGCGCGGCCCGGCTGATGCCGCTGACAACTGCGCGCGACGTACGGATGTATGACCAGCCGTTCGAGATCCCGCCCGCGGGACGCTAA
- a CDS encoding RNA polymerase sigma factor has translation MTAGPAEVRAALAAAHRAEWGVVFGTLVRLTGDWELAEDCAQDAFARALPAWERDGVPDRPGAWLTTTARRRALDVLRRRTTEQGRLAELAALAEVEAVREPQPREDERLRLVFTCCHPALPLESRVALTLRAVGGLTTREIARAFLVGEDTVSQRILRAKRKIAAAGIPYRVPPPGARAERLGGVLAVLYLVFTEGYAPSDGSAVRDALAEEAIRLARLVAAEVPEEPEARGLLALLLLQHARRAARFGPDGSPITLEHQDRTRWDRALVAEGAALARDAAASGGPYALQAAIAAEHSLAPVAAATDWGAITALYDRLLALRANPVVQLNRAVAVGMRDGPQAQLDALDALGTPKELATHHALPAVRADALRRLGRTDQAVLSYRAARDLAPNAAVAREYTRLIAELAPPD, from the coding sequence GTGACCGCCGGGCCGGCGGAGGTACGGGCGGCGCTCGCCGCGGCGCACCGCGCCGAGTGGGGCGTCGTCTTCGGCACCCTGGTGCGCCTGACGGGGGACTGGGAGCTCGCCGAGGACTGCGCGCAGGACGCGTTCGCCCGTGCCCTGCCGGCCTGGGAACGCGACGGCGTGCCGGACCGGCCGGGGGCGTGGCTGACCACCACCGCCCGGCGCCGCGCGCTGGACGTGCTGCGCCGCCGGACGACCGAACAGGGCAGACTCGCCGAGCTCGCCGCGCTCGCGGAGGTCGAGGCGGTCCGCGAGCCGCAGCCCCGCGAGGACGAGCGGCTGCGGCTGGTGTTCACCTGCTGCCATCCGGCGCTCCCGCTGGAGTCCCGGGTGGCGCTCACCCTCCGGGCGGTCGGCGGGCTGACCACCCGCGAGATCGCCCGCGCCTTCCTGGTCGGCGAGGACACGGTGTCGCAGCGCATCCTGCGCGCCAAGCGCAAGATCGCGGCGGCCGGCATCCCGTACCGGGTGCCGCCGCCGGGCGCGCGCGCCGAACGGCTGGGCGGGGTCCTCGCCGTCCTGTACCTGGTGTTCACCGAGGGGTACGCGCCCAGCGACGGCAGCGCCGTCCGCGACGCGCTCGCCGAGGAGGCGATCCGGCTCGCCCGGCTCGTCGCCGCCGAGGTGCCCGAGGAGCCGGAGGCCCGGGGGCTGCTCGCCCTGCTGCTGCTCCAACACGCCCGGCGGGCCGCCCGGTTCGGCCCGGACGGGAGCCCGATCACGCTGGAACACCAGGACCGCACCCGCTGGGACCGCGCTCTCGTCGCCGAGGGCGCGGCCCTCGCCCGCGACGCGGCCGCGTCCGGCGGTCCGTACGCGCTCCAGGCGGCGATCGCCGCCGAGCATTCGCTCGCCCCGGTGGCCGCCGCCACCGACTGGGGCGCGATCACCGCCCTGTACGACCGCCTCCTCGCCCTCCGGGCGAACCCGGTGGTCCAGCTCAACCGCGCCGTCGCCGTCGGCATGCGCGACGGCCCGCAGGCCCAACTGGACGCCCTCGACGCCCTGGGCACCCCCAAGGAACTCGCCACCCACCACGCCCTGCCCGCCGTCCGCGCCGACGCCCTGCGCCGCCTGGGCCGCACCGACCAGGCCGTGCTGAGCTACCGGGCCGCCCGCGACCTCGCCCCGAACGCGGCGGTCGCCCGCGAGTACACCCGCCTCATCGCGGAGCTCGCCCCGCCCGACTGA
- a CDS encoding dihydrofolate reductase family protein codes for MSRVRVHNFSISLDGFATGEGQTEEAPFGHAGMRLHEWAFRTKTFRAMRGQSGGSTGVDEAFAQATDPGIGVEIMGRNKFGPQRGPWPDENWKGWWGPNPPFHTPVFVLTHHPRPSLEMEGGTTFHFIDASPEEALRQARAAAGGLDVRIGGGPTVVREFLAADLIDHLHLVVVPILLGRGERLWDGMEGLEQRFTSVESVSSPSGVTHVTFQR; via the coding sequence ATGTCCCGGGTCAGGGTGCACAACTTCTCCATCTCGCTCGACGGGTTCGCCACCGGAGAGGGGCAGACCGAGGAGGCACCCTTCGGGCACGCGGGGATGCGCCTGCACGAGTGGGCGTTCCGGACCAAGACCTTCCGCGCCATGCGCGGACAGAGCGGCGGCAGCACCGGCGTGGACGAGGCGTTCGCGCAGGCGACCGATCCCGGCATCGGCGTGGAGATCATGGGGCGGAACAAGTTCGGCCCGCAGCGCGGTCCGTGGCCGGACGAGAACTGGAAGGGCTGGTGGGGCCCGAACCCGCCGTTCCACACGCCGGTCTTCGTGCTCACCCACCACCCGCGCCCCTCGCTGGAGATGGAGGGCGGCACCACTTTCCACTTCATCGACGCCTCACCCGAGGAGGCGCTGCGCCAGGCCCGCGCGGCCGCCGGCGGCCTGGACGTCCGGATCGGCGGTGGCCCGACCGTCGTCCGCGAGTTCCTGGCCGCCGACCTGATCGACCATCTGCACCTGGTGGTGGTCCCGATCCTGCTCGGCCGCGGCGAGCGGCTCTGGGACGGCATGGAGGGCCTGGAGCAGCGCTTCACCTCGGTGGAGTCGGTCTCCTCACCGTCCGGCGTGACGCACGTGACCTTCCAGCGCTAG
- a CDS encoding fructosamine kinase family protein has protein sequence MTDTASFLLQRLHAAGLTDVAAVEPATGGLAATAGLARRDDGTSVFVKAFDEPPSDDVFAAEAEGLTVLREAGVATPEIVLADRDVLALTLLRPRPGTEAFWEQLAHALARLHTTTRYPRFGWHRDNWLGRRRQVNTWDDDGFAFFAQHRLLRWLGERRVQGALDAGDRAALERLCDRLPELLPVRPACLTHGDLWAMNVMVTPDGRPALIDPAVSYTWAEVDLAHLWTTAPPPEAHVFFDRYAELTGLDSDWRERMPILQLRQHLAVIAQFDPDWGAADLVRATLAPFRKRP, from the coding sequence TTGACGGACACGGCGTCCTTCCTGCTCCAACGCCTGCACGCGGCCGGCCTGACCGACGTCGCCGCGGTCGAGCCGGCCACCGGAGGCCTCGCCGCGACCGCGGGTCTGGCGCGCCGCGATGACGGCACGTCGGTCTTCGTCAAGGCGTTCGACGAGCCGCCGTCGGACGACGTCTTCGCCGCGGAAGCCGAAGGGCTGACCGTGCTGCGCGAGGCGGGCGTCGCCACGCCCGAGATCGTCCTCGCCGACCGCGACGTCCTCGCGCTGACCCTGCTGCGGCCCCGTCCGGGCACCGAGGCCTTCTGGGAGCAGCTCGCGCATGCGCTCGCCCGCCTGCACACCACCACGCGGTACCCGCGGTTCGGATGGCACCGGGACAACTGGCTCGGCCGTCGACGGCAGGTCAACACCTGGGACGACGACGGGTTCGCGTTCTTCGCCCAGCACCGCCTGCTGCGCTGGCTCGGCGAGCGGCGCGTCCAGGGGGCGCTGGACGCCGGGGACCGGGCCGCGCTGGAGCGGCTGTGCGACCGGCTGCCCGAGCTCCTGCCGGTCAGGCCCGCGTGCCTGACCCACGGCGACCTGTGGGCGATGAACGTCATGGTCACCCCCGACGGGCGGCCCGCCCTGATCGACCCGGCCGTGTCCTACACCTGGGCCGAGGTCGACCTGGCCCACCTGTGGACGACGGCGCCGCCCCCCGAGGCACACGTGTTCTTCGACCGCTACGCCGAGCTGACCGGGCTCGACAGCGACTGGCGCGAACGCATGCCGATCCTCCAACTGCGCCAGCACCTGGCCGTGATCGCCCAGTTCGACCCGGACTGGGGCGCCGCCGATCTCGTGCGCGCCACGCTCGCCCCTTTCCGGAAGCGGCCCTGA
- a CDS encoding SpaA isopeptide-forming pilin-related protein, whose amino-acid sequence MNNGPFAGRDANINVFVGGDFNVTGSAAEAEGRVVTLGNFSQNKAAGGSAVYNVGIAGVGSRVPPPDGSDFLAAGGNVTVAQGQRLIAEGGVVRHAGTVSGTVEGTVVQDPQAVAAYTPLRGQLQAASECYAGIGAPRPATGTAVNQSFQTLFTGDGTSALQVFNVDFDLTTSGGAQQGIAFQNIPANATVLVNLTGAARTVSTFSGGLDDNDPLNQLRERLLWNVPTAGSVTFTGTGQFQGSILVGNPASTTTVNMPGLNGRFFSTGTLNHTSGGSGGTGTEIHAYPFNGDLPECGTPTPTASTSVTKVDSDTAQPLAGAVFQLWRESNGVAGLQTDGADPDTKVGAPCTTPANGQCSVTGLPLDTYYWQETAAPPGYDLPAQPVTQVDLTTDGQNAAVTVRDTRTTVMATASTSVTKTDAATNAPLAGAVFQLWHETNGVTGLQTTGANPDTAVGPPCTTPANGQCSATGLALGTYYWQETAAPPGYDLPAQNVSTVVLGTDGQNEAVTVQDARTAAPTAATSVTKVDSETNAPLAGAVFQLWHETNGVTGLQTTGANPDTEVGSPCTTPANGRCSATDLPLGTYYWQEVSAPDGYDLPDLNVSTVLLSADGQNEAVTVQDTRTAAPTGSTTVTKVDATTDAPLAGAVFQLWRETNGVSGLQTGGANPDTEVGSPCTTPADGRCEAGGLPLGTYYWQETAAPPGYDLPAQPVSTVVLNADGQHVPVTVQDTRSPVPLGSTTVTKVDATSNAPLEGAVFQLWHETNGVTGLQTTGANPDTAIGSPCVTSDTGVCTANNLPLGTYYWQETSAPEGYELPAQNVTTVVLTTGGQNVPVTVQDTRTPAGTGSTTVTKVDATTDAPLAGAVFQLWHETNGVPGLQTTGANPDTAVGAPCTTPATGQCSATGLPLGTYYWQETSAPEGYELPAQNVTTVVLTTGGQNVPVTVQDTRTPAGTGSTGVTKLDAGTGRPLAGAVFQLWHETNGVSGLQTTGANPDTAVGAPCTTPATGVCRGTGLPLGTYYWQEVSAPDGFDLPAEPVTTVVIAAAGQNVPVVVKDARTPEEGPGETKVIKVDAETGEPLAGAVFQLWRETNGHPGLQTLGANADTKVGEPCTTGDDGVCAAQDLPLGTYYWQEVSAPDGYARPADPVTKVVLTKDCPCVEVTVKDTRLCPPKPRPPKPCPPEPCPPKGDHGPNKPWDRPRES is encoded by the coding sequence GTGAACAACGGGCCCTTCGCCGGCCGCGACGCCAACATCAACGTGTTCGTCGGCGGCGACTTCAACGTCACCGGCTCGGCCGCGGAGGCCGAGGGCCGAGTGGTGACCCTCGGCAACTTCTCGCAGAACAAGGCAGCGGGCGGCAGCGCCGTCTACAACGTCGGCATCGCGGGCGTCGGATCGCGCGTTCCCCCGCCGGACGGCTCGGACTTCCTCGCCGCCGGCGGCAACGTCACCGTCGCCCAGGGCCAGCGGCTGATCGCGGAAGGCGGCGTCGTCCGCCACGCCGGCACGGTCAGCGGCACCGTCGAGGGCACCGTCGTCCAGGACCCGCAGGCCGTCGCCGCCTACACCCCGCTGCGCGGGCAACTGCAGGCCGCCAGCGAGTGCTACGCCGGAATCGGTGCGCCGCGGCCCGCCACGGGGACCGCGGTCAACCAGAGCTTCCAGACCCTGTTCACCGGTGACGGCACGTCAGCGCTCCAGGTGTTCAACGTGGACTTCGACCTGACCACGAGCGGCGGCGCCCAGCAGGGCATCGCGTTCCAGAACATTCCCGCCAACGCGACCGTGCTGGTCAACCTGACCGGCGCCGCCCGCACCGTCAGCACCTTCAGCGGCGGCCTGGACGACAACGACCCGCTCAACCAGCTGCGCGAGCGCCTGCTGTGGAACGTCCCGACCGCCGGCTCCGTCACCTTCACCGGCACCGGCCAGTTCCAGGGCAGCATCCTGGTGGGCAACCCGGCCAGCACCACCACCGTCAACATGCCCGGCCTGAACGGGCGTTTCTTCAGCACCGGAACCCTGAACCACACCTCCGGCGGCTCGGGCGGCACCGGCACGGAGATCCACGCCTACCCGTTCAACGGCGACCTCCCCGAGTGCGGCACGCCCACCCCCACCGCGTCGACCTCGGTCACCAAGGTCGACTCCGACACCGCGCAGCCGCTGGCCGGCGCGGTGTTCCAGCTGTGGCGGGAGAGCAACGGCGTCGCGGGGCTGCAGACCGACGGCGCGGACCCCGACACCAAGGTCGGCGCGCCGTGCACCACGCCGGCCAACGGCCAGTGCTCGGTCACCGGCCTGCCGCTGGACACCTACTACTGGCAGGAGACGGCGGCCCCGCCCGGCTACGACCTGCCCGCCCAGCCCGTCACCCAGGTCGACCTCACCACCGACGGCCAGAACGCGGCGGTCACCGTCCGCGACACCCGGACGACGGTGATGGCGACCGCCTCGACCAGCGTGACGAAGACCGACGCCGCCACCAACGCGCCGCTGGCCGGTGCGGTGTTCCAGCTCTGGCACGAGACCAACGGCGTCACCGGCCTGCAGACCACCGGGGCGAACCCGGACACCGCGGTCGGCCCGCCCTGCACCACGCCCGCCAACGGCCAGTGCTCGGCCACCGGTCTGGCGCTCGGGACGTACTACTGGCAGGAGACCGCGGCCCCGCCCGGCTACGACCTGCCCGCGCAGAACGTCAGCACCGTCGTGCTCGGCACCGACGGCCAGAACGAGGCCGTCACCGTGCAGGACGCGCGGACCGCCGCGCCGACCGCCGCCACGAGCGTCACCAAGGTGGACTCGGAGACCAACGCGCCGCTGGCCGGTGCGGTGTTCCAGTTGTGGCACGAGACCAACGGCGTCACCGGCCTGCAGACCACCGGGGCGAACCCGGACACCGAGGTCGGCTCGCCCTGCACCACGCCCGCCAACGGCCGGTGCTCGGCCACCGACCTGCCGCTGGGCACCTACTACTGGCAGGAGGTGTCCGCACCCGACGGCTACGACCTGCCCGACCTGAACGTCAGCACGGTCCTGCTCAGCGCCGACGGCCAGAACGAGGCCGTCACCGTGCAGGACACCCGCACCGCCGCACCGACGGGTTCCACCACCGTCACCAAGGTCGACGCGACGACCGATGCGCCGCTCGCGGGCGCGGTGTTCCAGCTGTGGCGGGAGACCAACGGCGTCTCGGGCCTGCAGACCGGCGGAGCCAACCCGGACACCGAGGTCGGCTCGCCGTGCACCACGCCCGCCGACGGCCGGTGCGAGGCCGGCGGTCTGCCGCTGGGCACCTACTACTGGCAGGAGACGGCGGCTCCGCCCGGCTACGACCTGCCCGCCCAGCCGGTCAGCACCGTCGTCCTGAACGCCGACGGGCAGCACGTCCCGGTGACCGTCCAGGACACCCGGTCGCCCGTCCCGCTCGGCTCCACCACCGTCACCAAGGTCGACGCGACGAGCAACGCGCCGCTCGAAGGCGCGGTGTTCCAGCTGTGGCACGAGACCAACGGCGTCACGGGCCTGCAGACCACCGGGGCCAACCCGGACACCGCGATCGGCTCCCCGTGCGTCACCAGTGACACCGGCGTCTGCACGGCGAACAACCTGCCGCTGGGCACGTACTACTGGCAGGAGACCTCCGCGCCGGAGGGCTACGAGCTGCCCGCGCAGAACGTGACCACGGTGGTGCTCACCACCGGCGGACAGAACGTCCCGGTGACCGTCCAGGACACCCGGACGCCGGCCGGAACGGGCTCCACCACCGTCACCAAGGTGGACGCGACGACCGACGCGCCACTGGCCGGAGCCGTCTTCCAGCTGTGGCACGAGACCAACGGGGTCCCGGGCCTGCAGACCACCGGGGCGAACCCGGACACCGCGGTCGGCGCGCCCTGCACCACCCCCGCCACCGGCCAGTGCTCGGCGACCGGGCTGCCGCTGGGCACGTACTACTGGCAGGAGACCTCCGCGCCGGAGGGCTACGAGCTGCCCGCGCAGAACGTGACCACGGTGGTGCTCACCACCGGCGGACAGAACGTCCCGGTGACCGTCCAGGACACCCGGACGCCGGCCGGAACGGGCTCCACCGGCGTGACCAAGCTGGACGCGGGGACCGGCCGACCGCTGGCCGGCGCGGTGTTCCAGCTCTGGCACGAGACCAACGGCGTGTCCGGTCTGCAGACCACCGGGGCGAACCCGGACACCGCGGTCGGTGCGCCCTGCACCACCCCCGCCACCGGCGTCTGCCGGGGGACCGGCCTGCCGCTGGGCACCTACTACTGGCAGGAGGTGTCGGCGCCGGACGGCTTCGACCTGCCCGCCGAGCCGGTGACCACCGTCGTCATCGCCGCCGCCGGCCAGAACGTGCCGGTCGTGGTCAAGGACGCCAGGACGCCGGAGGAGGGACCGGGCGAGACGAAGGTGATCAAGGTCGACGCCGAGACCGGCGAGCCGCTGGCCGGCGCGGTCTTCCAGCTGTGGCGCGAGACCAACGGCCACCCCGGCCTGCAGACGCTCGGCGCCAACGCCGACACCAAGGTCGGCGAGCCCTGCACCACCGGCGACGACGGCGTCTGCGCCGCGCAGGACCTCCCGCTCGGCACCTACTACTGGCAGGAGGTCTCGGCCCCGGACGGCTACGCCCGGCCGGCCGACCCGGTGACCAAGGTCGTCCTCACCAAGGACTGCCCCTGCGTCGAGGTCACGGTGAAGGACACCCGGCTGTGCCCGCCCAAGCCGCGCCCGCCGAAGCCCTGCCCGCCCGAGCCGTGCCCGCCGAAGGGCGACCACGGTCCGAACAAGCCGTGGGACCGACCCCGTGAGAGCTGA
- a CDS encoding ATP-binding protein, protein MAPAHDQHRHLNMFPGDRTAAALAFARRTLADWRLSDPGAATDVLLVAAELLANAAQHTPGPRRLDLDLDRDLDRLTLTVTDPSSDPPRLRRPHRPELPHGHGLVIVDRLALAWGHRPTPTGKAVWATLPAPAPWHGPR, encoded by the coding sequence ATGGCACCGGCCCACGACCAGCACCGCCACCTCAACATGTTCCCCGGGGACCGCACCGCGGCGGCACTGGCCTTCGCGCGCCGCACCCTGGCCGACTGGCGCCTGAGCGACCCGGGCGCCGCCACCGACGTGCTGCTGGTCGCGGCCGAACTCCTCGCCAACGCCGCCCAGCACACCCCCGGCCCCCGCCGGCTCGACCTCGATCTGGACCGGGACCTGGACCGGCTCACCCTCACCGTCACCGACCCCTCGTCCGATCCGCCGCGCCTGCGCCGCCCGCACCGCCCCGAGCTGCCCCACGGGCACGGCCTGGTGATCGTCGACCGGCTCGCCCTCGCCTGGGGGCACCGCCCCACCCCAACGGGAAAGGCCGTCTGGGCGACCCTGCCGGCGCCCGCGCCGTGGCACGGCCCGCGGTGA
- a CDS encoding DoxX family protein produces MTSTTPTAQPTQPAQSAAPAKKAVVRTVWTLRVLLALFFALASALPKLLALPAATTVFDAIGVGDWFMYLTGAVELAGAIGLLLPRWAGPAATALIAFLLCAFVTQLTAMHGENAGTPFLFMVPLAVIAWHCRTETVRLLRR; encoded by the coding sequence ATGACCAGCACCACCCCCACCGCGCAGCCCACGCAGCCCGCGCAGTCCGCCGCGCCCGCCAAGAAGGCCGTCGTCCGAACGGTCTGGACCCTGCGGGTGCTGCTCGCGCTGTTCTTCGCCCTGGCCAGTGCCCTGCCGAAGCTGCTCGCGCTCCCGGCGGCCACCACGGTCTTCGACGCCATCGGCGTCGGCGACTGGTTCATGTACCTGACCGGGGCCGTGGAGCTCGCCGGTGCGATCGGTCTGCTCCTCCCCCGCTGGGCCGGACCCGCCGCAACGGCACTGATCGCCTTCCTGCTGTGCGCGTTCGTCACCCAGCTCACCGCCATGCACGGCGAGAACGCCGGCACCCCGTTCCTGTTCATGGTCCCGCTGGCCGTCATCGCCTGGCACTGTCGCACCGAGACCGTCCGACTCCTGCGCCGCTGA